The Candidatus Omnitrophota bacterium DNA window CCTTCGTTGCTCAATTCTCCCGTACCGTTTTCCATCTTGTAAAAATTGCTGTCCGGCAATCCGTGTTCGTCCAAAAAGCGCCCGTCCATCTGCTCCGTAGCTAAATACAATCCCCAAAAGTCTCCGTCGTATTGCGTCCCGCTGGTGGTTATTCCACTATGCAATCCATTCAATCGCCCGTCTTCGTTCTCCTCGTCGATAATGCGGAAATGAACATAGTTCGTATTCGCGGTTTCGATGCCCGCCATATTCATCAATTTAAAGCCAACCGCCTCGAACATCCCTTGTTCGCCGCGATGCAGGTAATCCCCTTGCTGAATGTTCGCGCCCAGATTCAATCGATCCCATTGGGTTTTGTATTTTCGTCCGTAATCGTCGCGCGCCTGGAACGAATGCCCCCTCGTGAAATTGAATTTCCACATGTTTTTCCCCATCGAGAAACGCCATGTTCCCCCGCGCGCCCGGAAACGGATGTGATCGTACACGTCCGTTCCATAGACGAAGGTTCCAGAATAGAGGTACTCCTGCGTCATGCTCTGATCCAGCCAAGTGCATTTTTCCGTCTCCGTTTTACTGGTAATCAATTGATAAATCGGCAGCGAATTCAGCATGGCCGAGGGGAAAGATATTTCCTGCGTTGTTCCCGGACGAATCGAACCGATCCAATCGGGAACGCCGTCGTAAACGAAATAGGCGAAATTCGGCTGCGGATCGTCTGCATAAGGTACCTGAATCGATAGCCCCCCCTTGTCCGCCGCCGCAATGCGATAGCGCAGCAACCGCCTATGCCGTTGCAATGAGCCGGGCAACACGCAGGTATAGACGGAATCCCCCGCCGCGGCGTCGCCCCTGGCGCCGTCGTCGCGCATCTCTACGGCTTCCCAATTCGTTTTGTATTCCGCATCGCTGAGAAAAATATAATGGCCGGGATCGACGATTTGATAACTCAGCGTTACGCTGGCGACGCCATCGGGATCGGTCGCCTTGGCGGTTATCGTTACCTCTTGGCCTGAAGCCGGTCCTTCTGGATCATGCTTCACCTGCCGGATTTGCGGCGGGATATTTTCGGCGAACACGGAATTCCGAGCGCCGGGCGAAGGATAGGCCGAGCGCCAGCTTCCCCCCAGATCGTTATCCAAGCCGGGATTGACCAACTGAATGGAATGTCCGCTGCCAGGATTGGTTTCGGGAACGGCGTCCCCCACCGTCGGCCAGGGGAAGCCCAGGACATATTCCACGCGATCGATCGAGCGCCCTTCGGCGTCGCAAAGTTCGATAATCTCCCCTTCGTTTTCCAACCTGCCGGTAAAAGGCCCCCAAATCTTGCTTGAAGCGATTTTATATTTCTTTTGAACCGCCTGCTTGTCTTCTGCGACGACGCGGTATTCTCCGGCGGCCAGGATGGAGGATTCAGGGAAAGTAAAATCAATGCCGTAGCGGAAACTCCAACCGGTAAGATTCGCGGTTTCCGCTCCAGCGTTATACAGTTCTACAAACTCCACAAGATCGGTCTTGACGTCAGGATTGTAATGAATCTCGTTGATGATTACCTGTCCTTGAGCCGGAATGGCGGAAATAGCGAGAAGCATGGCTCCCAGATAGAATAACGGTTTTAACGCAAAGGCCAAAGAATTGGATTTTCTTTCCCCAAAAAAATTGAACTTCATAACGCATTCATCCTGTTCTATGAATAGATATGTTTTCCCCCTGGACTTGTCAAAAAAGAAGACCGTCCAGCCGATACGCTATTAACTTATTGACGATAAAGAAGATATATCACGCTTTTGCATTATTTGTCAACGATAAAAACAGGGTATTGCGAAAATACGCCCTCTTGATTCGTACATCCATCGATATATCAATCACTAAACGCGCATGTTTCACGTTTATAACTGTTTTGCGGATAAAAGATCCTCATTTATGAATCCTCGTCAGGTATTCTTATGAATTTCAATAAATCGAAGAGAGCCATGCGGAATGTAGATAGGAGGGAAGCAGGAAGAACGGTGGGGGTGGGATTCGAACCCACGAAACCCTTTTGAGGTTTACGCGATTTCCAGTCGCGCTCCTTCGGCCAAACTCGGACACCCCACCAAACGAACAGAAAATAATTTTAGCCCAAAGCGGCGCCCATTGTAGGGGCGCGTGGCAATTCGCCCACTCCTTCATCGCACATAATCAACCCAGTTTAGCGCCAGAAATCCGGTTTAGGGCTGGATCAGGGATTAATTACGACTTTCATCGCTTTGCCAGCGCGCCCACGCGCTTCGGCTATGCCGGGAATCAGGTCTTTTAACGCGAAATTGTGGGAACGAATCATATCGACGTTGACGAGGCCGTTGGCAATGGCTTGCAGGGCAGTAGGCCAAGTCAGAGGCGCCAGCCAGGAGAAGCGGATGGTTTTATCCCAAAAGATCGACTGCAACGCGGGAACGCGGACAACGGCGTCATCGGCGGGCAGCCCGAAGTAGACGATGCGGGCGCGGCGGCCGGTAATGGCCAGAGCCTGCTCCATCGCGGAGACGTTGCCGGTGGCGACGATGCAAGCGTCGGCGAATCTGCCGCCGGTAAGTTCCTGGATTTTTTGTTTCAAGTCAGGGATGTAGTAGGGAGAATCTTTCTCGAGCGTATTAAAGGCGTAATCGACGCCTAGTTTCTTGGCGATGTCGAGGCGATAATCCACCGTGTCGACGATAAGAACCTTGCCCGCGCCGGACGACTTGATCAGTTGCAGCATAAGAGAACCAATGACTCCTGCACCCAACACGACGGCGAAATCGCCCAGTTTGATCTGCATATTCTGCACGCCGTAGGTAGCGCAAGCCAGCGGTTCGGTAAGAGCGGCTTGTTCGAAAGAGACGTTATCGGGGATTTTATGCACGCCAGTGTAATTGGAGAGGCAGTATTCGGCGAAGCCGCCATTGGTGGAGACTCCGAGAACCGACTTTTTCTCGCAGAGATTGGGCATGCCCCGTTTGCAGATTTCACATGCGTTGCAGTATTGGACGGGATCGAGAACCACACGGTCGCCTTTTTGGAAAAGCCCCAGTTTTTCGGGAATGGCGCCCACATCGTCCACGACGCCGCAGAATTCGTGGCCTAAGACCAGCGGGCCTTTACCGTTAGGCGTTTCGAGGGAACTCTGCCCGAAATAGTAAGCGATATCCGATCCGCAGATGCCGCAGGCGTTCACGCGCACGCGGATTTCGTCGGCGCCGGGAGCGGGAACCGCCATATCCTTGAATTCCATTTTTTCCGGTTCGTAAAAAACTTGCGCAGCCATCATCGCAGCCATGATTTTTCCTCCAGCTTTTTCCAATTTTTAATAATGAGATTCCAATTATGAAGTGGAAGGTGGGCTACGCTTCGCTTTGAGCCCACCCTACATATTTTCCCTCACCCTTGCCCTCTCCCAGAGGGAGAGGGAATTGGCAGTTGCTTCAATGAAGTTGTTCATAAAAACGAGGCGTGGACGATTATGCGTCCGCGTTGGTTTTTTTCAATACTTTTGCAGATACGGCTTCAAGAACTGCTGCGCGTTGCGGGTTACATCCCACGCTTCGGGCCAGAAGCAGAGATCGATCGTCCACCATTTGCCGGTATAGCCCGCGCCTTCTTCAATGGCGGCGAGGACTTCGTCGAAATCGATCTTGCCTTCGCCGAAGGGGCGGTGGGTACTGGTTTCGTTATTGTGCAGCGTGCCGTCGGAATCGATCAAGTGAACATGGCCGATATGGCCTTTCAGCTTCTTGGCGAACTCGGCGACGCCGCCGGGTAGCGTCTCTTTTTCGCCTGGCTGGCGCGCGCCTTCGACAGC harbors:
- a CDS encoding alcohol dehydrogenase catalytic domain-containing protein, encoding MAAMMAAQVFYEPEKMEFKDMAVPAPGADEIRVRVNACGICGSDIAYYFGQSSLETPNGKGPLVLGHEFCGVVDDVGAIPEKLGLFQKGDRVVLDPVQYCNACEICKRGMPNLCEKKSVLGVSTNGGFAEYCLSNYTGVHKIPDNVSFEQAALTEPLACATYGVQNMQIKLGDFAVVLGAGVIGSLMLQLIKSSGAGKVLIVDTVDYRLDIAKKLGVDYAFNTLEKDSPYYIPDLKQKIQELTGGRFADACIVATGNVSAMEQALAITGRRARIVYFGLPADDAVVRVPALQSIFWDKTIRFSWLAPLTWPTALQAIANGLVNVDMIRSHNFALKDLIPGIAEARGRAGKAMKVVINP